In Mustela nigripes isolate SB6536 chromosome 9, MUSNIG.SB6536, whole genome shotgun sequence, the sequence GATATCATGGGTAAATACGAGACCTGTTATGGTGCTTCCCTCAGGAAAATGGTGAAGAAGATTGAAATAAGCCAGCACGCCAAGTACACGTGCTCCTATGGCAACACCAAGATGAGAAAACGAGCTGTGGGGATCTGGCATTGTGGCTCCTGCATGAAAACCATCACTGGTGGTGCCTGGACCTACAACACCATTTTTGCCATCACAGTAAAGTCCGCCATCAGAAGACTGAAGGAGTTGAAAGACCAGTAGAAGTTCCACCATTCGAAACATTGCTAGCCTATAATAAATGGGTTAATTTatgtaacaacaacaaccacaaagcTAGAAGGCAGAGTGAAAATGAGAAACCTAACTTCAGGTGATGCTCCTACAATCTAATCAGTATAAGGATTGACAAAATGGCCAGCGCCCTTTGGCCTAATCCCCAGTTGGGGATCCAAAGACCATATACACAGGAGTGGGAAAATGGACAGGGAGTGAAGGAGAGACTTTTCTGGGAACCGTCATTGACATGAGCCTGATATAATGTGATCCAAAGCCTGTTGGTGAAGTCCTAAGGGGAGCTACATTTAGGTTGGGAAGATGTGGGAATGCTGTGTTTGATGGTATTAAGGTGACAGTTTGGGTAAAAATTGGAATATTTCAACAGATTTTATATGAATTGTCTGTATCTTATTTATCTGACTATATTATGGAAGTAGATATTATATCTGACTGAGGAATATTTCACCTACCTAGGACTGTAGAACAGAAGACACATAAACCTGCCCTAGGACCAACTAAGATTACCCAAGCCCACACAGACTATGAGTTTGATAGACTGAAATCACTGATGAGAAAAGAGATTACCACATTAAGTAATGCCCTGTTAGAAGCCAGAGTGCTGGTGTGGACAGACACTCTCAAATGAGCTCACTTGAAGTGGCTGCCTGTGTGCATGAAATTAGTGGAGGTTGGGGGGCAGAAGCAATGCAGAGATGCCTGGAGGAAGGCCCCACACAAAGCTGGGAAGTATATGAAATTTGATTGGTACTTGCAGCTCTGGGTGTCTATGATTACATTTCTTTCCCCAATAACCTTAACTTTCTTTGTTCCTATCTGATGTAATGATTCTGGGATGAATCCTACAACTCTTCGTTGGAAGCAGGGATGATCCTTAAGCAAGAACTATAATGGCACCTTTAAACCCTTACAATAGGATTCCTAAGGGCCTGAATGAGTGGACTGTGCCTTTGCCTTTCTGGCAAAATTGGGGTTAACCATGTGGTGTACAACTCCTGGCAGACCGATCACTTGTGGAACTATAAATTTCCATAACCAAATGCTTGCAAGAGTCCCTGGTTATCATGGACAAGGTACAGCAGTGGCACATCTGTCTTGCCCCAGTGTGCGCTGCACAAATACGTATCACCCTTGTTTTTGTGcatgaaaatagataaaatagaaaaatacagtgagtttctgaatttaaaattaaaaccatagtcATTATATGGTGGGTCTGAATTTCCCTGAGGAAAGCTCCACCTCCTAAGATGAGGAAGGCTATGGGAAGCCTTATGGGATACACAAATTAAATTACACATAGGTGTGACTACCACTCATCTAACCCTAGCATGCAGGACCTAACATCTTCAGATACAAACATATACCCTAACCACAGTCAAGCCATTATTACATGATGGCAACAATATGCatggcaggataaaaaaaaaattggcccaGAGACAGAGGCTTTAGGTAGACAGATGCCAGTCTAGGCATCATGGGACAAGTTGAATTCACTTTTCTTAAGGTATAgcattcagaagaaaaaagatttattaatcaTAATAAGCAGATTAGAGGGAATTATCTtccagaaggaaggcagaggatgGAAGTCAGTCTGGAAATATGACTGTAGGATcagttatgggttgaattgtgtcttccaaaaagatatgttgaacTCCTAACTTTAGTAACTCTCAGTGTAAACCTATATGGAAGTAGGGTCTAGGCAAATGTactcaagttaagatgaggtcatttggatgagccctaatccaatgtgactggtttccttataagaagaggagaagagacagagaactGAACATCATGTGATGATGGAAGCAGAGGTTGAAGTGATGCATCTGCAAAGTGAGGAACACCAAGGATTGTTGCCAAACacagcaaagcaggaaaggatcCTCCTCCTAGAGACTACAGAGAGAGAATTACCCTGCCACCATGTTgctttcagatttctggcctccagaattgtgagacaataaatttctgttgttattaAGATTTTTTGTGGCACTTTGTCATGGCAAACTAATACGAAACTAATAGCATCAGGAAGACTCAAACAATCTTGGATAATGATAGGGCCCATGTTGGGAAGTCCTTGTTTCTTCATCCCATGCACCTTTTTACTATCTTAATACAGATGAAAGCTGAAGTACTCACGGACAATGACCCTCCATCCTCGCTGCTCAATGGAGCATGCCTACAGGATCTTATGGACTTCCAAATATGAAAATTCTCTGGAGCACTTGTAATTTACACTGCAGCACTGATGCTCCTCAAAATAATATACCCTGTAGTACAATTAACAAGGAAAGGAACTATGATGGATACCACCTGTGTCCCTATAGAAAGAAAGTGAGCCCTTCTATAGAACAGCACACAGTGGAAAACAGTTTCACCAAAAGGCTGTAAACTGAAACAGGGTATTTAGCTTCATCCCCAAATGAATTGAAACCTGGAAATAACTGAATTGTGGCCAACGTAATGACACCTGTCCATAAAATCCGGTATGTGGTCATGGACTGATTTGGTTAAGAAGGCATACCAAATAccactgaaattcttttttcctgtaaTCAAATTGTACCATACCATACTGCAATATGGTGTAACACAGTGTTTGTAAGAGTCAACTAccatatataaataacttatataaTACCAAGAAATTGACTTAAATCATCCTTAAGATGTAATATTAATGGAAAAATGGTCTGAGGAAGAAATGGATTTGGCTAACTATCAACTAATTTCTATATTAAATAATCTGGACAAGATTATCATAAGGTACAAATAATAGTGGGTTAAAGTGGGGGAAACAATCAAATTAgtacagaaataggaaaatacagGTAATGATTTACAGGACGGATTAGTGTTTTCTTTAAGTCTATCCCTACTCTCTACACTGGATCTTCTAAGTGCTAGGCAGGTTCATACTTTTACCATTGCTGTACTAAATATGATTATTTTGCTATAAGGAAGACTAGGCCAAGAATTAGGACCTGGCCTGTGTGGTAAAGAGTTAACCGTGCCCAAAGAAATATTAGATTTTTGCTTAGTTCATGGGAGGGAACCTCTAAGGCCTTAGAGCATCCTGCCTGATAAATGTCTTTGCTTACTTGATGAGGGCCTTGAACTATAACAGATAGTGTAATTTAGTGTGATGGATGGTAGGATCTATGAGCCATGTGGTATCAGCTTAACCTCTGGAGAGGCTAGAGACAGGGCAACCATGTGCCCTCTCAGTCATGCCTATGGAACTGACCcccaaacaaaacccccaaacatcAAGATTTAAGTGAGCTTCTTGTATGTCAGTACTCCATATGTGTAGCCACACATTGTTACTGGGAGAAGTAAACACTCTACCTAACTccactagaagaaaacaaatacgGAAACTtgtgactggggcacctgggtggctcagggggttaagcctctgccttcggcccaggtcatgatctcagggtcctgggatcaagtcccgcattgggctctctgctcggcagggagcctactttctcctctctctccctctgcctgcctctctgcctacttgtgatatctctctgtcaaataaataaataaaatctttaaaaaaaaaaaagaaacttgtgaCTGGAATTTTACTAGGCCTTGCCCTGTGTGTGCTTCTCTTTGCTGATTTTAATGTGTGTTCTTTCACTATAATAAGCTGAAGCTGTGAATATACTAGCTTTTCTGAGTTTTGTCCTTTTAGTGAATCactgatcttgaggtcctgggaatCTCCCAAACTACAGCTCAATTCCCTTTGTCCAAAATGGGGGATAAAAATGAAGCTGTTCAATGACTGTAAGGATCAGGAGTAACATATGCAGAGTATCTGGCATATAAATGAATGTTCATTCTATGGCTTCAATTATTATTGAATAACTTCTTACCTCAGGTAGGTGTTAAGACAAATAGATAATGGCTAAACTCACTAAGATGGACCcaaaagaaccagagaaaaacTATCCTAAGAGCTCTAGAAACCTATGTGGTGATCCCCATGAAACTATGTACTAAACCACACATGCATAGGATGAAGGTATATTAAGACAGAGCAAAGAATGACACCAAAGCTTTAATATGAACACTTCCAAAGCTCACAGGGTAATAAGAAATGTTTGAGTTCAGACCAGCCAGTGTGGAGACTTCATGAATATCTGCAGCTCAATAAAGACCCCGAAATGGTCAGTCCATAGTAACAGAATTAAAGCAGCTCACAatactgggtgatgggcattaagaagggcacatgatgtgatgaccactgggtgttacatgcaactaatgaatcattgaacattatatcaaaaactaatgatgtggggcgcctgggtggctcaatgggttaaagcctctgccttcggctcgggtcatgatcccaaggtcctgagatcaagccctgcatcgcatcgggctctctgctcagtgggaagcctgcttctcttcctctctctctctgcctgcctctctgcgtacttgtgatctctgtctgtcaaataaataaataaaatcttaaaaaaaaaactaatgatgtactatgagTTGTAAATA encodes:
- the LOC132024169 gene encoding large ribosomal subunit protein eL43-like → MARQKSLGSGIVCSNLAKRTKKVDIMGKYETCYGASLRKMVKKIEISQHAKYTCSYGNTKMRKRAVGIWHCGSCMKTITGGAWTYNTIFAITVKSAIRRLKELKDQ